TGTTCCGTGTATTCCTTTCAAAAGGCAACAAACCTCTCACGATCAAACAGCTGGGTGAGATATTGGATCGCCCACCTGAAACCATCCTCAAGACCTTTTCCGGCATAAGAGTATACAAGGGTATTAGACCTGTAAGCAATTGATGCCGTGATATAATTCCCATTCAGATTTTGCCCCTGTAGCTCAATTGGACAGAGCACTGGACTTCTAATCCAATGGTTGCAGGTTCGAGTCCTGTCAGGGGCGCTGAGAAGTCTAAATCGAACCATTCAAAGCAGATGTACACTGTTCATGAAGGGTTCGTTTTCGTTTAACCGGTCAAATCACTCCAGGGTGGATTTGCGCAATCCCGGTCAAGAACTGGAGTATGCGGATGTTGTACTATCTTTCAAGGTGAACGTTATGGAAAACAATTGGGAGAAAATTGAAGCAGTTCAAAGAATGCAAGAGTATATCCTGGCGCATTACCAGGAGGAAATTACTCTGCAGGATTTGGCAAAAGCTGCCCTATATTCCCCCTGGCACGCGCTGCGAGCTTTCTCCGAGTTGATCGGAAAGACACCTTTTGAGTACCTGCGCTGGGTCCGGCTGACGGAAGCCGCCCGTAAACTGCGGGAGACTAACAAAAGCGTGCTTGACATCGCTTTGGAATCTGCGTTTGGTTCCCACGAAGGCTTTACTAAAGCTTTCTCACGCACCTTCGCGATCTCACCCCAGAAATATCGCCAGCAGACGCCGCCCATAAACCAGTTCACCTATTATCCCATCCGCCACTACTATCAGTTTCTTGAGAGGAGCAGTGAAAAAATGGAAAACTTAGTAATTTTTACCCAGGTGATCGAGCGGCCAAAGCGCAAACTCATTTTGAAAAGGGGTTTTAAGGCAAAAGACTACTTTGCCTATTGTGAGGAGGTCGGCTGCGATATCTGGGGCATTCTGGAAAGCATCCAGGGGGCAATGAACGAATCGATCGGTGTTTGGCTGCCAGAGAAGTTCCGCAAGCCAGGCACTTCGGAGTATTGCCAGGGCGTTGAAGTACCGGTCGATTTCACCGGCGTAATTCCTGAAGGCTTCGAGATCATTGACTTGCCGGCGTGCAAGTACATGGTCTTTCAAAGCGAACCTTTTGAAGATGAAAAATTCGAAGATGCCATCGGTGCCACCTGGGACGCGATCAAGCGTTACAATCCGAAGCATTTCGGCTGGGAATGGGCGCCTGAGGATGGCCCTCGATTCCAGCTTTCACCCATCGGTGAAAGAGGATATATCGAAGGTTTGCCGGTCAAAGAGTTAGAAAAATTGGGTTAGTAAAAAAAACCAAGAAAAACCATCGAGTTTATGACCCGGTGGTTTTTTTATTTCCAATTAGAATTAAAGTGACACCAAAAACATGACGCGGTTTGTCATAATATTGTGTTCCAATGGGATTGGAGGTGATTTGATGCAGACGACTCTTTCGTCAAACGAAGAAAATTTACGAGGAGACCTAATTGCGCCTTGTGGGATGAATTGCGCTTTATGTGTTGCCTATCAATTCCAGCAGCATGACATTAATCAATTTGGTTTCCACAGGAAGTACTGCCCGGGGTGCCTGCCGCGCGGAAAGAACTGCCTGCATATGGGTGATAATTGTGAATTACTTCGAGATGGCAGGGTTCGCTTTTGTTTCGAATGCCCTGATTTTCCCTGCAAACGACTAAAAACTCTGGATAAACGCTATCGAACCAAATATCACCTCAGCATGATTGAAAACCTGACACATATCCGGGAAAATGGCCTGTCAGCCTTTTTGATGAATGAGGCCATGAAATGGACTTGTGAAAAATGCAA
This Chloroflexota bacterium DNA region includes the following protein-coding sequences:
- a CDS encoding DUF3795 domain-containing protein, which gives rise to MQTTLSSNEENLRGDLIAPCGMNCALCVAYQFQQHDINQFGFHRKYCPGCLPRGKNCLHMGDNCELLRDGRVRFCFECPDFPCKRLKTLDKRYRTKYHLSMIENLTHIRENGLSAFLMNEAMKWTCEKCNASLICCHNGLCLTCDLEVLIHKKQFRWGEEL
- a CDS encoding AraC family transcriptional regulator yields the protein MENNWEKIEAVQRMQEYILAHYQEEITLQDLAKAALYSPWHALRAFSELIGKTPFEYLRWVRLTEAARKLRETNKSVLDIALESAFGSHEGFTKAFSRTFAISPQKYRQQTPPINQFTYYPIRHYYQFLERSSEKMENLVIFTQVIERPKRKLILKRGFKAKDYFAYCEEVGCDIWGILESIQGAMNESIGVWLPEKFRKPGTSEYCQGVEVPVDFTGVIPEGFEIIDLPACKYMVFQSEPFEDEKFEDAIGATWDAIKRYNPKHFGWEWAPEDGPRFQLSPIGERGYIEGLPVKELEKLG